A single genomic interval of Mangifera indica cultivar Alphonso chromosome 5, CATAS_Mindica_2.1, whole genome shotgun sequence harbors:
- the LOC123215525 gene encoding transcription factor DUO1-like has protein sequence MEGRREEIRKGPWKAEEDEVLINHVKKYGPRDWSSIRSKGLLQRTGKSCRLRWVNKLRPNLKNGCKFSLEEERVVIELQAQFGNKWARIATYLPGRTDNDVKNFWSSRQKRLARILQNSATPSSSSNSKSHRATWEVSTFNDVPTLLAPKLSSSMDEESSSKDHSCSSSNREKAGTIKMVPVPALVNPKLLHFDAHSVLTPFENNPCTDSQLQIPFPDITQTQHDLTFSPESQELLAGLEDPHFFDVFGPVDASQLSNEVPLPVEEPFLKPMRSFRNAVKDENDNLVNPDAFFEDFPTDMFDHIEPLPSPSDW, from the exons ATGgaaggaagaagagaagaaataaGAAAGGGGCCATGGAAAGCAGAGGAAGATGAAGTTTTGATAAACCATGTGAAAAAGTATGGACCAAGAGACTGGAGTTCCATTCGATCCAAAGGACTTTTACAGAGAACTGGCAAGTCTTGTCGACTTCGTTGGGTAAACAAACTTAGACCCAATTTAAAGAA tgggTGTAAATTTTCACTAGAGGAAGAGAGAGTGGTGATAGAGTTGCAGGCACAGTTTGGGAACAAATGGGCAAGAATAGCCACGTACTTGCCTGGGAGAACTGACAATGATGTTAAGAATTTTTGGAGTAGTAGGCAAAAGAGGCTGGCTAGAATTTTGCAGAATTCAGCGACACCCTCTTCCTCTTCCAACTCCAAATCCCACAGGGCTACTTGGGAAGTTTCTACTTTCAATGATGTTCCCACTTTACTG GCTCCAAAATTGAGTTCTTCAATGGATGAAGAGTCATCCTCAAAGGATCATTCTTGCTCGTCATCCAACAGAGAGAAAGCTGGGACAATTAAGATGGTTCCAGTGCCGGCTCTAGTTAATCCTAAGTTGCTTCATTTCGATGCCCATTCTGTGCTTACTCCATTTGAGAATAATCCTTGCACTGATTCTCAATTACAAATTCCTTTTCCTGACATTACACAAACTCAGCATGATCTTACATTTTCACCAGAAAGCCAAGAGCTATTGGCCGGGCTTGAGGACCCTCACTTTTTTGATGTGTTTGGACCGGTGGATGCTTCTCAACTTAGTAATGAAGTGCCGCTTCCTGTTGAAGAACCATTTTTAAAGCCAATGAGAAGTTTTAGGAACGCTGTCAAGGACGAAAACGATAACCTGGTGAACCCAGATGCCTTCTTTGAGGACTTCCCAACCGATATGTTTGATCATATCGAGCCACTTCCCAGCCCATCAGACTGGTGA
- the LOC123215580 gene encoding probable mitochondrial import inner membrane translocase subunit TIM21, which produces MYNFRRSAISSLRRTCFLARFSSPSNTKSAAEYLENRDAFGANGISLLVRGLCTGGYMVDLHSPYKLMDNHVANTGARFSARSFASKPSKQTSETSSEPKKDISTIEDPFDAPTYNIPEKPVTFTEGASYSVIILAGLGIAAAAAYAVFKELIFEPKEYKIFNKALKRIQDDGQVRVRIGSPITGYGQESRNRAARQRIPNRIYTDEFGIEHVEVNFYIRGPHGAGKVFTEMFKDQEDKQWKFTYLIVEINSPYKAQLMLESYMPAPASGPA; this is translated from the exons ATGTACAATTTTAGAAGATCAGCAATATCATCGCTTCGGAGAACATGCTTTTTGGCTCGTTTTTCATCACCATCTAACACGAAATCCGCAGCGGAATATCTGGAAAATAGG GATGCATTTGGAGCAAATG GAATCTCTCTTCTGGTTAGAGGGCTATGTACTGGAGGGTATATGGTTGATCTTCATTCTCCATACAAACTAATGGATAACCATGTAGCAAATACAGGAGCTCGTTTTTCAGCTAGGTCCTTTGCATCAAAACCCTCAAAGCAAACATCGGAAACATCGTCTGAG CCCAAAAAAGACATCTCCACCATTGAGGATCCTTTTGATGCTCCTACATACAATATCCCAGAGAAGCCTGTAACATTTACTGAGGGAGCCTCCTACAGTGTTATAATTCTTGCTGGGCTTGGGATTGCTGCTGCTGCCGCATATGCTGTGTTCAAGGAACTCATATTTGAACCAAAAGA gtataaaatttttaacaaggCTCTGAAAAGAATTCAAGACGATGGTCAG GTCAGAGTGAGGATTGGATCCCCTATTACTGGCTATGGTCAGGAAAGTAGAAATCGTGCTGCCCGACAACGTATACCCAATAGGATATATACTGACGAATTTGGCATAGAGCATGTTGAG GTTAATTTCTACATCCGTGGACCTCATGGAGCTGGCAAGGTTTTTACTGAGATGTTCAAAGATCAAGAGGACAAGCAGTGGAAATTCACGTACTTGATTGTTGAGATCAATTCACCTTACAAAGCACAATTGATGCTAGAGTCTTACATGCCAGCACCAGCATCAGGGCCTGCCTAA
- the LOC123215523 gene encoding uncharacterized protein LOC123215523 isoform X2 codes for MASPQYNKESQNDQQERDSHQFHQNVVVMRHGDRVDNFEPLWTTTAARPWDPHLVEEGRVRAFCTGRRIRIGLGFPIHRVFVSPFLRCIQTAREVVYALCAVDDDPYSLCSKDVASIDPSKLKVSIEYGLCEMLNREAIRADSAPKDGNFAFSISELQALFPDGTVDTSVTRVYEELPKWEETVDGARDRYAQIIKALADKYPCENLLLVTHGEAVGIAVSAFAKDKTVYEVDYCAYVELKRPVESKNDSFTTGDFEVHTDHGKTGVSYAVENLFC; via the exons ATGGCTTCACCGCAATACAACAAGGAATCGCAGAACGATCAGCAGGAAAGAGACTCCCATCAATTTCACCAAAACGTCGTCGTAATGCGTCACGGAGACCGTGTGGACAACTTCGAGCCGTTGTGGACGACGACAGCAGCTAGACCTTGGGACCCGCACCTAGTAGAGGAAGGTCGGGTTAGGGCATTCTGTACGGGTCGGAGGATCCGAATCGGCCTAGGGTTCCCGATTCACCGTGTCTTCGTCTCACCTTTTCTCCGTTGCATCCAGACGGCGCGCGAGGTTGTGTATGCTCTATGCGCCGTTGATGATGATCCCTATAGCTTGTGCTCCAAAGATGTGGCTTCCATCGATCCCTCCAAGCTAAAG GTTTCTATTGAGTATGGACTGTGCGAGATGTTGAACAGGGAAGCCATCAGAGCTGATTCAGCTCCTAAAGATGGGAACTTTGCTTTCAGTATCTCTGAGCTTCAAGCTTTGTTCCCAGATGGAACGGTTGATACTTCTGTGACAAGAGTGTATGAAGAG TTGCCAAAATGGGAAGAGACGGTGGATGGTGCAAGGGATAGGTATGCTCAAATTATCAAGGCGCTGGCAGATAAATATCCTTGTGAAAACTTGCTGCTAGTCACACATG GGGAGGCAGTTGGGATTGCAGTCTCGGCCTTCGCAAAGGACAAAACTGTCTATGAAGTTGACTACTGTGCATATGTGGAACTAAAAAGACCAGTTGAGAGCAAAAATGATTCATTTACTACTGGAGATTTCGAGGTTCATACAGATCACGGTAAAACCGGAGTAAGTTATGCTGTGGAGAATCTCTTCTGTTAG
- the LOC123215745 gene encoding uncharacterized protein LOC123215745 — protein MVFHSLIKKKETPPESSLDPSMASSTTVKSQPLHNFSLPDLKWAMNHANTHRFRKLSDCSSHKSPRNDADCESEYPKQNPILESGRIGDGIDKSDKKKPAAAVLSDDLVENSEKKLTGSSDGSRSKIFIKIRTKNCKTSDEVADTGDHASVAAEDAEESVPKTWNLRPRRVITKVNNNATGGASKIGGAAVQDHKAQPPTRNRNIVTTEAKVPEKKEREKEKKQKFSISLTKEEIENDILILTGSKPARRPKKRAKNVQKQLDFVFPGLWLASITPDSYRVNDGPAKV, from the exons ATGGTGTTTCATTCTCTTATTAAAAAGAAGGAAACGCCACCCGAATCATCACTTGACCCATCTATGGCTTCTTCAACAACAGTGAAATCTCAGCCTCTTCACAACTTTTCTTTACCCGACTTAAAATGGGCCATGAACCATGCAAACACTCATCGTTTTCGCAAACTCTCTGATTGCTCTTCTCATAAATCGCCCCGAAACGACGCCGATTGTGAGTCCGAGTATCCCAAGCAGAACCCGATTCTTGAAAGTGGGAGAATCGGTGACGGGATTGACAAGTCCGACAAAAAGAAACCAGCGGCGGCTGTTTTATCGGATGATTTGGTTGAGAATTCAGAGAAGAAACTGACCGGTTCATCTGATGGCAGTAGATCGaagattttcataaaaattcGTACCAAGAACTGTAAAACTTCTGATGAGGTTGCGGATACAGGGGATCACGCCTCTGTTGCTGCCGAAGACGCCGAAGAATCAGTGCCGAAGACGTGGAACTTAAGACCGAGAAGAGTGATCACTAAGGTTAATAATAATGCGACTGGTGGTGCATCAAAGATCGGAGGAGCTGCGGTGCAGGATCACAAAGCCCAGCCTCCGACTCGCAACCGAAATATTGTAACAACAGAAGCGAAAGTTccagagaagaaagagagagagaaagaaaagaagcaaaagttCTCGATCTCGCTTACAAAGGAAGAGATTGAAAATGACATTCTCATTCTGACTGGGTCGAAGCCCGCCAGAAGACCTAAGAAGCGAGCGAAGAATGTGCAGAAACAGCTCGAT TTTGTTTTTCCGGGTTTGTGGTTGGCTTCCATAACGCCTGATTCCTACCGGGTTAATGATGGTCCGGCCAAG GTTTAG
- the LOC123217742 gene encoding uncharacterized protein LOC123217742: MSGNSLKNVLAAAVITGVTEARAKIFGHVLNSTGQRSPHKLLRKKLIGEKVSQWYPYDIKKDDPLVMARQEQERLSKLEMLKRRGKGPPKKGQGKRAAKRNK, encoded by the coding sequence ATGAGCGGCAATAGTCTTAAGAATGTGTTGGCTGCTGCTGTCATAACAGGGGTCACCGAAGCCAGGGCAAAGATCTTTGGACATGTGTTGAACTCAACAGGACAGAGATCTCCCCACAAGCTTTTACGCAAGAAGCTCATTGGTGAGAAAGTTTCACAATGGTACCCATATGACATAAAAAAGGACGACCCCCTTGTCATGGCCCGACAAGAACAAGAGCGCTTATCCAAGCTTGAAATGTTGAAGCGGCGTGGCAAGGGACCTCCCAAGAAGGGACAAGGAAAGCGTGCTGCCAAACGTAACAAGTAG
- the LOC123215523 gene encoding uncharacterized protein LOC123215523 isoform X1: MKQRYNKINATFITLLDNMRFPESDEQMASPQYNKESQNDQQERDSHQFHQNVVVMRHGDRVDNFEPLWTTTAARPWDPHLVEEGRVRAFCTGRRIRIGLGFPIHRVFVSPFLRCIQTAREVVYALCAVDDDPYSLCSKDVASIDPSKLKVSIEYGLCEMLNREAIRADSAPKDGNFAFSISELQALFPDGTVDTSVTRVYEELPKWEETVDGARDRYAQIIKALADKYPCENLLLVTHGEAVGIAVSAFAKDKTVYEVDYCAYVELKRPVESKNDSFTTGDFEVHTDHGKTGVSYAVENLFC, from the exons atgaaacaaagatataataaaattaatgctACATTTATTACGTTACTTGATAATATGAGATTTCCAGAATCTGACG aACAAATGGCTTCACCGCAATACAACAAGGAATCGCAGAACGATCAGCAGGAAAGAGACTCCCATCAATTTCACCAAAACGTCGTCGTAATGCGTCACGGAGACCGTGTGGACAACTTCGAGCCGTTGTGGACGACGACAGCAGCTAGACCTTGGGACCCGCACCTAGTAGAGGAAGGTCGGGTTAGGGCATTCTGTACGGGTCGGAGGATCCGAATCGGCCTAGGGTTCCCGATTCACCGTGTCTTCGTCTCACCTTTTCTCCGTTGCATCCAGACGGCGCGCGAGGTTGTGTATGCTCTATGCGCCGTTGATGATGATCCCTATAGCTTGTGCTCCAAAGATGTGGCTTCCATCGATCCCTCCAAGCTAAAG GTTTCTATTGAGTATGGACTGTGCGAGATGTTGAACAGGGAAGCCATCAGAGCTGATTCAGCTCCTAAAGATGGGAACTTTGCTTTCAGTATCTCTGAGCTTCAAGCTTTGTTCCCAGATGGAACGGTTGATACTTCTGTGACAAGAGTGTATGAAGAG TTGCCAAAATGGGAAGAGACGGTGGATGGTGCAAGGGATAGGTATGCTCAAATTATCAAGGCGCTGGCAGATAAATATCCTTGTGAAAACTTGCTGCTAGTCACACATG GGGAGGCAGTTGGGATTGCAGTCTCGGCCTTCGCAAAGGACAAAACTGTCTATGAAGTTGACTACTGTGCATATGTGGAACTAAAAAGACCAGTTGAGAGCAAAAATGATTCATTTACTACTGGAGATTTCGAGGTTCATACAGATCACGGTAAAACCGGAGTAAGTTATGCTGTGGAGAATCTCTTCTGTTAG